In the Streptomyces sp. cg36 genome, one interval contains:
- a CDS encoding xanthine dehydrogenase family protein subunit M has protein sequence MTTHAPQAAQSVTLPASLDEAVAALAAMPAAVPVAGGTDLMAAVNRGLLRPAGLVGLGRINEIRGWQYQDGHALLGAGLTHARMGRPDFAALIPALAAAARAAGPPQIRNAGTLGGNIASAAPTGDALPVLAALEATLIIAGPEGARREIPVSHLLAGREMLAPAELIGYVSVPLLHAPQVFLKATGRTGPGRATASVAVVLDPARRGVRCAVGAIAPMPLRPLEAERWIASLIDWDGERAALAPEALNAFGEYVAAACIPDPAPAADGTPGQPLSPAVLHLRRTVAALARRALGRALS, from the coding sequence TTGACCACGCACGCACCGCAGGCGGCGCAGTCGGTGACACTGCCGGCCTCGCTCGACGAGGCCGTGGCGGCGCTCGCCGCCATGCCCGCCGCCGTGCCCGTCGCGGGCGGCACCGATCTGATGGCGGCGGTGAACCGGGGCCTGCTGCGCCCCGCGGGCCTCGTCGGGCTAGGCCGGATCAACGAGATCCGCGGCTGGCAGTACCAGGACGGGCACGCCCTGCTCGGCGCCGGGCTGACGCACGCGCGGATGGGCCGGCCGGACTTCGCGGCGCTCATCCCGGCGCTCGCGGCAGCCGCGCGCGCCGCCGGCCCCCCGCAGATCCGCAACGCGGGCACCCTGGGCGGCAACATCGCCTCGGCCGCCCCCACCGGCGACGCGCTGCCCGTGCTGGCCGCGCTGGAAGCCACCCTGATCATCGCGGGCCCCGAGGGCGCCCGGCGCGAGATCCCCGTCTCCCACCTGCTGGCCGGGCGCGAGATGCTCGCCCCCGCCGAGCTCATCGGCTACGTCAGCGTGCCGCTGCTGCACGCCCCGCAGGTGTTCCTCAAGGCGACCGGCCGCACCGGCCCGGGCCGCGCCACCGCCTCGGTCGCGGTCGTCCTGGACCCGGCCCGGCGCGGGGTGCGCTGCGCGGTCGGGGCGATCGCCCCGATGCCGCTGCGCCCGCTGGAGGCCGAGCGCTGGATCGCCTCGCTGATCGACTGGGACGGCGAGCGCGCGGCGCTGGCCCCGGAGGCGCTGAACGCCTTCGGCGAGTACGTGGCCGCCGCCTGCATCCCGGACCCGGCGCCCGCGGCCGACGGCACGCCCGGCCAGCCGCTGTCGCCCGCCGTACTGCACCTGCGGCGCACCGTCGCCGCACTGGCCCGACGAGCACTGGGGAGGGCGCTGTCGTGA
- a CDS encoding alpha/beta hydrolase: MPELFAQLLRQDFAELEAAARSWRLLADKLGDTQADSGKYVSGPLHRDRWAGVGADYGFAALEATESKLGTGRINAHLIHAVLDGLNTRMQESQRKLRNAVADAEKAGHTVRADGWVEPVEAVDPKYHNDPDHQGVQQRANVGLGGYRARIEAAVKEASTVCTNAAELLHQIDPFDLDKRYGGDHAREDAVRVGEFLGVDRKNLPDGKDPKRTAAWWAGLDDGKRDMFLAAFPERLGTLDGLPTTVRDSANRTTLDIQLNDYALREGSLGHHDRYLYQSLSALKEKLDAADVVPPQKRLYLLKYGLTKDGTAVVSVGNPDTAKDTAVFVPGTSHQLDSMGGDIDRMNKLQNAAGKRTPNGASDVAAVVWLDYDAPELDTDPGSADLSVLGISTDERAQSGGAKLRDFTRGLRAAHQGDQATHLTVLGHSYGSTTVGAADAGGSGLGADDVVVMGSPGLTVSRADQLHTDPGHLWVGAAKDDKVSEFASGLSLGVDPKVAWFGARQMYVDTHGHSGYWDDGSQSLANQGRVIAGLNPETRGPEPWPDQPSYSPPAPRRWL, from the coding sequence ATGCCGGAACTCTTCGCGCAGTTGCTCCGCCAGGACTTCGCCGAGTTGGAGGCCGCCGCCCGTTCCTGGCGGCTGCTGGCCGACAAGCTGGGCGACACACAGGCGGACAGCGGCAAGTACGTGTCGGGGCCGCTGCACCGGGACAGGTGGGCGGGCGTCGGGGCGGACTACGGGTTCGCCGCGCTGGAGGCCACCGAGAGCAAACTCGGTACGGGCCGGATCAACGCCCACCTCATCCACGCCGTGCTGGACGGGCTCAACACCCGTATGCAGGAGTCCCAGCGCAAGTTGCGCAACGCCGTGGCGGACGCCGAGAAGGCCGGGCACACCGTCCGGGCCGACGGATGGGTGGAGCCGGTCGAGGCCGTCGACCCGAAGTACCACAACGACCCGGACCACCAGGGCGTACAGCAGCGGGCCAACGTCGGTCTGGGTGGCTATCGGGCCCGTATCGAAGCGGCGGTGAAGGAGGCGTCGACCGTCTGCACCAACGCGGCCGAACTCCTCCATCAGATCGACCCGTTCGACCTGGACAAGCGGTACGGGGGCGACCACGCGCGCGAAGACGCCGTACGGGTCGGGGAGTTCCTGGGCGTCGACAGGAAGAACCTGCCCGACGGGAAGGACCCGAAGCGGACGGCTGCCTGGTGGGCCGGGCTCGACGACGGGAAGCGGGACATGTTCCTCGCGGCGTTTCCCGAGCGCCTCGGCACGCTGGACGGGCTTCCCACCACCGTCCGCGACTCCGCGAACCGCACGACACTGGACATCCAGCTGAACGACTACGCCTTGCGGGAGGGCAGTCTCGGCCACCACGACCGGTACCTGTATCAGTCGCTGAGTGCGCTCAAGGAGAAGCTGGACGCGGCGGATGTCGTACCTCCGCAGAAGCGGCTCTATCTGCTCAAGTACGGGCTCACCAAGGACGGCACGGCCGTCGTCTCCGTCGGCAACCCCGACACCGCGAAGGACACTGCGGTGTTCGTGCCCGGGACGAGTCACCAGCTCGACAGCATGGGCGGTGACATCGACCGGATGAACAAGTTGCAGAACGCCGCCGGGAAGCGGACCCCGAACGGCGCCTCGGACGTCGCCGCGGTGGTCTGGCTCGACTACGACGCACCGGAGCTGGACACCGACCCGGGCAGCGCCGACCTCAGCGTCCTGGGCATCTCCACCGACGAACGGGCCCAGTCGGGCGGCGCGAAGCTGCGGGACTTCACCCGTGGCCTGCGCGCCGCGCACCAGGGCGACCAGGCCACGCATCTCACCGTCCTCGGCCACAGTTACGGCTCCACCACCGTCGGCGCCGCCGACGCCGGGGGCAGCGGGCTCGGCGCGGACGACGTGGTGGTGATGGGCAGCCCGGGGCTCACCGTCAGCCGTGCGGACCAGTTGCACACGGATCCCGGCCACCTGTGGGTGGGCGCCGCGAAGGACGACAAGGTCTCCGAGTTCGCCTCGGGCCTCTCGCTCGGCGTCGACCCCAAGGTGGCGTGGTTCGGGGCGCGGCAGATGTACGTCGACACGCACGGACACAGCGGCTACTGGGACGACGGAAGCCAGAGCCTGGCGAACCAGGGTCGCGTCATCGCCGGCCTGAATCCAGAAACACGAGGTCCCGAACCGTGGCCCGATCAACCCTCGTACTCTCCTCCGGCGCCGCGGCGCTGGCTCTGA
- a CDS encoding xanthine dehydrogenase family protein molybdopterin-binding subunit, translating to MSNDAATATAAVDGAAGPEQPPTHGLGAALRPADARAKTEGTFPYASDLWAEGLLWAAVLRSPHASARIVAIDTSAAVAMPGVRAVVTQADVPGDASHGRRIADRPVFASDVVRHHGEPIAAVAADHPDTARLAAAAIAVEYELLEPVTDPEKAFAAEPLHPDGNLIRHIPLQYGDPEATGEVVVEGLYRIGRQDPAPIGAEAGLAVPRPDGGVEIYTASTDPHTDRDLAAACFGLDPERVKFVVTGVPGATGDRDDLGFQLPLGLLALRTGCPVKLTATREESFLGHAHRHPTLLRYRHHADAEGRLVKVEAQILLDAGAYADSSSESLAAAVAFACGPYVVPHAFVEGWAVRTNNPPSGHVRGEGAMQVCAAYEGQMDKLAAKLGLDPAELRMRNVLATGDLLPTGQTVTCPAPVAELLTAVRDFPLPTLPKDDPEDDWLLPGGPEGAGEPGAVRRGVGYALGMVHMLGAEGTDEVSTATVKVHDGVATVICAAVDTGQGFTTLARQIVQETLGIEEVHVAPVDTDQPPAGPASHGRHTWVSGGAVERAAKMVRTQLLQPLAHKFGMSTELLQIADGKITSYDGVLSTTVSEAMDGKELWATAQCRPHPTEPLDETGQGDAFVGLAFCAIRAVVDVDIELGSVRVVELAVAQDVGRVLNPAQLAARIEAGVTQGVGAALTENLRTARGLVRHPDLTGYSLPTALDAPDIRIVKLVEERDVVAPFGAKPASAVPVVTSPAAIASAVRAATGRPVNRLPIRPQAAVVNA from the coding sequence GTGAGCAACGACGCAGCCACCGCGACCGCGGCGGTCGACGGCGCGGCCGGGCCGGAGCAGCCCCCGACCCACGGCCTGGGCGCCGCGCTGCGGCCCGCCGACGCGCGCGCCAAGACCGAGGGCACCTTCCCGTACGCGTCCGACCTGTGGGCCGAGGGCCTGCTCTGGGCGGCCGTGCTGCGCTCCCCGCACGCCTCGGCGCGGATCGTCGCGATCGACACCTCCGCCGCGGTGGCGATGCCGGGCGTACGGGCCGTCGTCACCCAGGCCGACGTGCCCGGCGACGCCTCCCACGGCCGCCGGATCGCGGACCGCCCGGTCTTCGCCTCCGACGTGGTCCGCCACCACGGCGAGCCGATCGCGGCGGTGGCCGCCGACCACCCGGACACCGCCCGCCTGGCGGCGGCGGCGATCGCGGTGGAGTACGAGCTCCTGGAGCCGGTCACCGACCCGGAGAAGGCGTTCGCGGCCGAACCCCTGCACCCCGACGGCAACCTGATCCGCCACATCCCGCTCCAGTACGGAGACCCGGAGGCGACCGGCGAGGTCGTCGTCGAGGGCCTCTACCGGATCGGCCGCCAGGACCCGGCGCCCATCGGCGCCGAGGCCGGCCTCGCGGTGCCGCGCCCCGACGGCGGCGTCGAGATCTACACCGCCTCCACCGACCCGCACACCGACCGCGACCTCGCGGCGGCCTGCTTCGGACTGGACCCCGAGCGCGTGAAGTTCGTGGTCACGGGCGTCCCCGGCGCCACCGGCGACCGCGACGACCTGGGCTTCCAGCTGCCGCTGGGGCTGCTCGCGCTGCGCACCGGCTGCCCGGTGAAGCTGACCGCGACCCGCGAGGAGTCCTTCCTCGGCCACGCCCACCGCCACCCCACCCTGCTGCGCTACCGCCACCACGCGGACGCGGAGGGCCGGCTGGTGAAGGTGGAGGCGCAGATCCTGCTGGACGCGGGCGCGTACGCGGACTCCTCGTCCGAGTCGCTGGCGGCGGCGGTGGCCTTCGCCTGCGGCCCGTACGTCGTCCCGCACGCCTTCGTCGAGGGCTGGGCCGTCCGCACCAACAACCCGCCCTCCGGCCACGTCCGCGGCGAGGGCGCGATGCAGGTGTGCGCCGCGTACGAGGGCCAGATGGACAAGCTCGCCGCCAAGCTGGGCCTGGACCCGGCCGAACTGCGCATGCGCAACGTCCTGGCCACCGGCGACCTGCTCCCCACCGGCCAGACGGTGACCTGCCCGGCCCCGGTGGCCGAACTCCTCACCGCCGTACGGGACTTCCCGCTGCCCACCCTGCCCAAGGACGACCCCGAGGACGACTGGCTGCTGCCCGGCGGCCCCGAGGGCGCGGGCGAGCCGGGCGCGGTCCGCCGGGGCGTCGGCTACGCGCTGGGCATGGTGCACATGCTGGGCGCCGAGGGCACGGACGAGGTGTCCACGGCCACGGTCAAGGTGCACGACGGCGTCGCCACGGTCATCTGCGCGGCCGTCGACACCGGCCAGGGCTTCACCACGCTGGCCCGCCAGATCGTCCAGGAGACGCTGGGCATCGAAGAGGTCCACGTGGCCCCCGTCGACACCGACCAGCCCCCCGCGGGCCCCGCGTCGCACGGCCGCCACACCTGGGTGTCGGGCGGGGCGGTGGAACGCGCGGCCAAGATGGTCCGCACCCAGCTCCTCCAGCCGCTGGCGCACAAGTTCGGCATGTCGACCGAGCTGCTCCAGATCGCCGACGGCAAGATCACCTCGTACGACGGGGTGCTGTCGACGACGGTCAGCGAGGCGATGGACGGCAAGGAGCTGTGGGCCACCGCCCAGTGCCGCCCGCACCCCACCGAACCCCTCGACGAGACCGGCCAGGGCGACGCCTTCGTCGGCCTGGCGTTCTGCGCGATCCGCGCGGTGGTCGACGTCGACATCGAGCTCGGCTCGGTACGGGTGGTGGAGCTCGCGGTCGCCCAGGACGTCGGCCGCGTCCTCAACCCCGCGCAGCTGGCCGCCCGCATCGAGGCGGGCGTGACCCAGGGCGTCGGCGCGGCCCTCACGGAGAACCTCCGCACGGCCCGCGGCCTGGTCCGCCACCCCGACCTCACCGGCTACTCCCTGCCGACGGCCCTGGACGCCCCCGACATCCGCATCGTCAAACTCGTCGAGGAACGGGACGTGGTGGCCCCCTTCGGCGCGAAGCCCGCGAGCGCGGTACCGGTGGTGACGAGCCCGGCGGCCATCGCCTCCGCGGTCCGCGCGGCGACGGGCCGCCCGGTCAACCGCCTCCCGATCCGACCGCAGGCGGCGGTGGTGAACGCGTAG
- a CDS encoding DUF6571 family protein → MLTYEDVVNAPLDKLKTAVDDWSDMAAKLKTLAEEAHNGMKAHADAADWAGVNAGVTQRFIGRTAKEFEDAAAEAKGVHAVLADGYASFKRAKDGLQKIIDGSEQAGIVIDPQGKVSARYSLSGDYAARHDPDFSVALKRQNDSVAEWQNQVKVLVDECGDADESLRLALAANVPDGNDFTAPKFSTLDAEQVDRALQLAAQVTGDGGTARNPEALRQLEELMKANAKDPEFATDFYRRMGAEGTLKFSTKLFLATTGLGPAGKDRADLVQHIQGDMGSMLGIATDPRTPGHLDGAWTTALMRAGHKPVDVAGFAGVTTKVYGYQALGALLRHGEYDKSFLVPVGLDMVGMDHKDPDVWHRNMPLTQPMAFNLDQDGGRGFDPMTGLMQAMSNNPEAATAFFNEPVREDSDGNGIVTADDRPVKGAQGQARGMVDYALDRKPEADWYDGAPGGDPTASPLQKATGNALEAAVTGRVPGEENAKPVEHTEQMAKVMERVVAKVGADPSLLLGEDDAPGTLEGMAGNFGNMAAEYMPDLQAAAENGAGQAKPFGVLATFDPGRMTHFLTAVAQDPDAYGTITSAQQTYTTLLVHDVFAHPENHGSDVGEAVRNAVGPGGQIAGMMAEARVEAIHGKHSADDAQFNESLQDKADWTNRIISAVGAKYIEMLPVGGDAVEWLQEDITKSIVDGAQKDTSAEASQEAADAYTTAESRAKESAKDAVGAAGRSAGLSERDIREYQGTASSSAGLAFSAGRDGVDSTAPRGGGE, encoded by the coding sequence ATGCTCACGTACGAAGACGTGGTGAACGCGCCACTGGACAAGCTGAAGACGGCCGTCGACGACTGGTCGGACATGGCCGCCAAGCTGAAGACCCTCGCCGAAGAGGCCCACAACGGGATGAAGGCGCACGCGGACGCGGCGGACTGGGCCGGGGTGAACGCGGGGGTCACCCAGCGGTTCATCGGCCGGACGGCGAAGGAGTTCGAGGACGCGGCGGCCGAGGCCAAGGGCGTCCACGCGGTCCTGGCGGACGGGTACGCGTCGTTCAAGCGGGCCAAGGACGGGCTGCAGAAGATCATCGACGGGTCGGAGCAGGCCGGGATCGTCATCGACCCGCAGGGCAAGGTGTCCGCCCGCTACTCCCTCTCCGGCGACTACGCGGCCCGGCACGACCCCGATTTCTCGGTCGCGCTCAAGCGGCAGAACGACAGCGTCGCCGAGTGGCAGAACCAGGTGAAGGTGCTGGTCGACGAGTGCGGCGACGCGGACGAGTCCCTGCGCCTGGCCCTCGCCGCGAACGTGCCGGACGGCAACGACTTCACCGCGCCCAAGTTCTCCACCCTGGACGCCGAGCAGGTGGACCGGGCCCTCCAACTGGCCGCGCAGGTCACCGGCGACGGCGGCACCGCGCGCAACCCCGAGGCCCTGCGGCAGCTCGAAGAGCTGATGAAGGCCAACGCGAAGGACCCGGAGTTCGCCACCGACTTCTACCGCCGGATGGGCGCCGAGGGGACGCTGAAGTTCTCCACGAAGCTGTTCCTCGCCACGACGGGACTCGGCCCCGCGGGCAAGGACCGGGCCGACCTCGTCCAGCACATCCAGGGCGACATGGGGTCGATGCTCGGCATCGCGACCGACCCCAGGACGCCGGGCCACCTCGACGGCGCCTGGACCACCGCCCTGATGCGCGCGGGCCACAAGCCGGTGGACGTCGCGGGCTTCGCGGGCGTCACCACGAAGGTGTACGGGTACCAGGCGCTGGGCGCGCTGCTGCGCCACGGCGAGTACGACAAGTCCTTCCTCGTGCCCGTCGGCCTCGACATGGTCGGCATGGACCACAAGGACCCCGACGTCTGGCACCGGAACATGCCGCTCACCCAGCCGATGGCCTTCAACCTGGATCAGGACGGCGGTCGCGGCTTCGACCCGATGACCGGCCTGATGCAGGCGATGAGCAACAACCCCGAGGCGGCGACGGCGTTCTTCAACGAGCCCGTACGCGAGGACAGCGACGGGAACGGCATCGTCACGGCCGACGACAGGCCGGTGAAGGGTGCTCAGGGCCAGGCCCGGGGCATGGTCGACTACGCGCTCGACCGCAAGCCGGAGGCCGACTGGTACGACGGGGCCCCGGGCGGCGACCCCACGGCCTCCCCGCTCCAGAAGGCCACGGGCAACGCCCTGGAGGCGGCGGTGACGGGCCGGGTCCCGGGCGAGGAGAACGCGAAGCCGGTCGAGCACACGGAGCAGATGGCGAAGGTGATGGAACGGGTGGTGGCCAAGGTGGGCGCCGACCCGTCCCTCCTCCTCGGCGAGGACGACGCCCCCGGGACGCTGGAGGGCATGGCGGGGAACTTCGGGAACATGGCCGCCGAGTACATGCCGGATCTTCAGGCGGCGGCGGAGAACGGGGCGGGGCAGGCGAAGCCCTTCGGGGTGCTGGCGACCTTCGACCCGGGCCGGATGACCCACTTCCTGACCGCGGTGGCGCAGGACCCCGACGCGTACGGAACGATCACGAGTGCCCAGCAGACGTACACCACGCTCTTGGTCCACGACGTCTTCGCCCACCCGGAGAACCACGGTTCGGACGTCGGCGAGGCCGTGCGCAACGCCGTGGGGCCCGGTGGGCAGATCGCGGGGATGATGGCCGAAGCGCGGGTGGAGGCGATCCACGGGAAGCACTCGGCGGATGACGCGCAGTTCAACGAGTCGCTTCAGGACAAGGCCGACTGGACCAATCGGATCATCAGCGCGGTCGGCGCGAAGTACATCGAGATGCTGCCGGTCGGTGGCGACGCCGTGGAGTGGCTCCAGGAGGACATCACGAAGTCCATCGTGGACGGGGCGCAGAAGGACACCTCGGCGGAGGCGAGCCAGGAGGCGGCGGACGCCTATACGACGGCCGAGTCCCGGGCCAAGGAGTCGGCGAAGGACGCGGTGGGCGCCGCCGGCCGCAGTGCCGGGCTTTCCGAACGCGACATCCGCGAGTACCAGGGAACGGCTTCCTCGTCGGCCGGTCTCGCCTTCTCGGCGGGCCGCGACGGTGTGGACAGCACCGCGCCCCGGGGCGGTGGCGAGTGA
- a CDS encoding 2Fe-2S iron-sulfur cluster-binding protein, which produces MSENEHHERGTGGWQPVPQGGEYDDGATAFVQLPPDLDALLGGDPLAAPGHGYVPPMIVPLTPAATTDPAATGTWAIPAALAEHGAADGQVRSVQWPDASAAPAQAPAAPAVPEGDPLGGPVPDRGATGQWNFSDDASLTGQWTIPVADGELPDESGEFSTSSLIEQWGTTPPATLPGGAPAPWASEPWATGRQTAEPEHTPLPEHAQLPEHAQLPEHAHLPERTPHPDHAPGPEHASRPERAPQPHPVAQPLPEPVAAEPPAAEFPAAAGPRTPVREEPVVSWNPPPPGATLPGGAPAPWSAALATELREPEAPAGDAHERDAADAPPEHGAPEAAHPVDALPHAPGAGVLDAGAADAAREDLRAEAAPAPEPTAPEPEPVPEPVHVHEPVHEPVHAHEPVREPEPEPVRGTGPGHDAEPVRPAGSAHAARPSAEPLPEPRPEPEHEPVRPEHEAVGEALSEPSGEDASEPSGEPLPEAAGATPEPLPAAAAEPAFAAELEHPRASYVLRVNGADRPVTEAWVGESLLYVLRERLGLAGAKDGCSQGECGACNVQVDGRLVASCLVPAATTAGSEVRTVEGLAVNGEPSDVQRALAECGAVQCGFCIPGMAMTVHDLLEGNHAPSDLETRQALCGNLCRCSGYRGVLDAVREVVAGREAHSAAANETAGAAGAAGGEEARIPHQAGPGAGGVQSPHTHDGGMA; this is translated from the coding sequence GTGAGCGAGAACGAACACCACGAGCGCGGAACGGGCGGCTGGCAGCCGGTCCCGCAGGGCGGCGAGTACGACGACGGCGCGACCGCCTTCGTCCAGCTGCCCCCGGACCTGGACGCCCTGCTCGGCGGCGACCCGCTGGCCGCGCCCGGCCACGGGTACGTGCCGCCGATGATCGTGCCGTTGACGCCCGCCGCCACCACCGACCCGGCCGCCACCGGCACCTGGGCGATCCCGGCGGCCCTGGCCGAGCACGGGGCGGCCGACGGACAGGTGCGCTCGGTGCAGTGGCCCGACGCCTCCGCCGCGCCCGCCCAGGCCCCGGCGGCCCCCGCGGTGCCCGAGGGCGACCCGCTGGGCGGCCCCGTGCCGGACCGCGGTGCGACGGGACAGTGGAACTTCTCCGACGACGCCTCGCTGACCGGCCAGTGGACGATCCCGGTCGCCGACGGTGAACTTCCGGATGAATCGGGCGAATTCAGTACTTCTTCCCTGATCGAGCAGTGGGGCACCACCCCTCCGGCGACCCTGCCCGGCGGCGCGCCCGCGCCCTGGGCGAGCGAGCCGTGGGCGACGGGCCGGCAGACGGCGGAGCCGGAGCACACGCCCCTCCCGGAGCACGCACAGCTTCCCGAGCACGCACAGCTTCCCGAGCACGCACACCTTCCCGAGCGCACGCCGCACCCGGACCACGCCCCGGGGCCCGAGCACGCGTCCCGGCCGGAGCGCGCCCCGCAGCCGCACCCCGTGGCGCAGCCGCTGCCCGAGCCGGTCGCGGCCGAGCCGCCCGCCGCCGAGTTCCCGGCAGCGGCCGGGCCGCGCACCCCGGTGCGGGAAGAGCCGGTCGTGTCCTGGAACCCGCCCCCGCCCGGCGCGACCCTGCCCGGTGGCGCCCCCGCGCCCTGGTCGGCGGCGCTGGCGACGGAGCTCCGCGAGCCGGAGGCACCGGCCGGGGACGCCCATGAGCGGGACGCCGCCGACGCCCCGCCGGAGCACGGCGCACCGGAGGCCGCGCACCCCGTGGACGCGCTGCCGCACGCCCCCGGCGCCGGGGTGCTCGACGCGGGCGCGGCCGACGCCGCGCGCGAGGACCTGCGGGCCGAGGCGGCTCCGGCCCCGGAGCCCACCGCGCCCGAGCCGGAGCCCGTCCCCGAGCCCGTCCACGTACACGAACCGGTCCACGAGCCGGTGCACGCCCACGAGCCGGTGCGGGAGCCCGAGCCGGAGCCCGTCCGCGGGACCGGGCCCGGCCACGACGCGGAGCCGGTCCGCCCGGCCGGGTCGGCCCACGCGGCACGGCCGTCCGCCGAGCCGCTCCCGGAGCCCCGCCCCGAACCGGAGCACGAGCCCGTACGGCCGGAGCACGAGGCCGTGGGGGAGGCGCTCTCGGAGCCGTCGGGCGAGGACGCGTCCGAGCCGTCCGGCGAGCCCCTGCCGGAGGCGGCCGGGGCCACCCCCGAACCGCTGCCCGCCGCTGCCGCCGAACCGGCGTTCGCCGCCGAGCTGGAGCACCCCCGCGCCTCCTACGTCCTGCGGGTGAACGGCGCCGACCGGCCCGTCACCGAAGCGTGGGTCGGTGAGTCGCTGCTCTACGTGCTGCGCGAGCGGCTCGGTCTCGCCGGCGCCAAGGACGGCTGCTCGCAGGGCGAGTGCGGCGCCTGCAACGTGCAGGTCGACGGCCGTCTGGTGGCCTCCTGCCTGGTGCCCGCGGCCACCACCGCCGGGTCCGAGGTGCGTACCGTCGAGGGCCTCGCCGTCAACGGCGAACCCTCCGACGTGCAGCGCGCGCTGGCCGAGTGCGGGGCCGTGCAGTGCGGCTTCTGCATCCCCGGCATGGCCATGACCGTCCACGACCTGCTCGAAGGCAACCACGCGCCCTCCGACCTGGAGACCCGCCAGGCGCTCTGCGGCAACCTCTGCCGCTGCTCCGGCTACCGGGGCGTGCTCGACGCCGTGCGCGAGGTCGTGGCCGGGCGCGAGGCCCACAGCGCCGCCGCGAACGAGACGGCCGGGGCCGCCGGAGCCGCCGGCGGCGAGGAAGCCCGAATTCCGCATCAGGCGGGGCCCGGCGCCGGCGGCGTCCAGTCCCCGCACACGCACGACGGAGGCATGGCGTGA
- the mycP gene encoding type VII secretion-associated serine protease mycosin gives MSLALGVLLAGVAATPAHAETVRQRQWHLDAMQAEEMWETSTGEGVTVAVVDTGVDDSLADLRGQVLPGLDLSKQQRGDEHTDYEGHGTAMASLIAGTGKKSAAEGAFGLAPGVKILPIRVPKSNEGAKLRDVPMFVQKLSEGIRYAADHGAKVINVSMGVEEGSKELDDSVKYALAKGSLVFAAAGNSGDKGNRVEYPAATPGVVGVAAVDKKIEATKESEHGPQVDLAAPGDEMTEACGGGTQICTSHGTSDATALASASAALLWSKHPQWTNNQILRVLLNTAGGPRNGDRRSDYIGYGVVRPRVALKTPGDPGPPNEYPLPDLAGATGSPSPSAPGTPAPSTRPTSQPAAAKSDGDGGGKTGLWVGLGAAVAVGGAAAFAVVRSRRRTG, from the coding sequence GTGTCTCTCGCCCTGGGGGTGCTGCTGGCGGGCGTCGCCGCCACGCCCGCGCACGCGGAGACGGTGCGCCAGCGCCAATGGCATCTGGATGCCATGCAGGCCGAGGAGATGTGGGAGACGAGCACCGGAGAGGGCGTCACCGTCGCTGTCGTCGATACGGGCGTCGACGACAGTCTCGCTGACCTCCGGGGCCAGGTTTTGCCCGGGCTGGACCTCTCCAAGCAGCAGCGGGGCGACGAACACACCGACTACGAGGGCCATGGAACAGCGATGGCCTCGTTGATCGCCGGTACCGGCAAGAAGTCCGCCGCGGAGGGGGCCTTCGGGCTGGCGCCCGGCGTGAAGATCCTCCCGATCAGGGTGCCGAAGTCGAACGAGGGGGCGAAGCTGCGCGACGTCCCCATGTTCGTCCAGAAGCTGAGCGAAGGTATCCGGTACGCGGCCGATCACGGCGCCAAGGTGATCAACGTTTCGATGGGCGTGGAGGAAGGGTCGAAGGAACTCGACGACTCGGTGAAATACGCCCTGGCAAAGGGGTCCCTCGTCTTCGCCGCCGCGGGCAACAGCGGAGACAAGGGCAACCGGGTCGAATACCCCGCTGCCACTCCTGGCGTAGTGGGCGTGGCCGCGGTGGACAAGAAGATCGAAGCCACCAAGGAGTCCGAGCACGGCCCGCAGGTCGATCTCGCAGCCCCCGGTGACGAGATGACCGAGGCGTGCGGCGGCGGCACCCAGATCTGCACCAGCCACGGCACCAGCGACGCCACCGCCCTGGCCTCCGCCTCCGCCGCCCTCCTCTGGTCCAAACACCCCCAGTGGACCAACAACCAGATCCTCCGCGTCCTGCTCAACACCGCGGGCGGCCCGCGCAACGGGGACAGGCGCAGTGACTACATCGGGTACGGGGTCGTCCGCCCCCGTGTCGCCCTGAAGACCCCCGGCGACCCCGGCCCTCCCAACGAGTACCCCCTGCCGGACCTCGCGGGCGCCACCGGCTCGCCCTCGCCGTCGGCGCCGGGCACCCCGGCCCCCTCCACTCGGCCGACGTCCCAGCCGGCGGCGGCCAAGAGCGACGGTGACGGCGGTGGCAAGACCGGTCTCTGGGTCGGGCTCGGTGCCGCCGTGGCCGTCGGCGGCGCGGCGGCCTTCGCCGTCGTACGTTCACGCCGCCGCACGGGCTGA